From Vigna unguiculata cultivar IT97K-499-35 chromosome 5, ASM411807v1, whole genome shotgun sequence, the proteins below share one genomic window:
- the LOC114184292 gene encoding protein HOTHEAD: MASIGALKFLLYLLPCLLIHLPHSQGKRNWNGEYPFIRRGSSMESWDNGGYDYIIVGGGTAGCPLAATLSQKFKVLVLERGGVPFNNPNVSFLQNFHIALADTSPTSASQYFISTDGVLNARGRVLGGGSSINAGFYTRANPRFIRKVGWDTQLVNESYPWVEKQVVHRPKFSHWQRAVRDGLLDAGVSPFNGFTYDHKYGTKVGGTIFDRFGRRHTAAELLASANPQKLTVLVHATVQKIVFDTTGTKPKAIGVIFKDENGKQHQAFLGSGRQSEVIVSSGAIGTPQLLLLSGIGPREELQKFNIPVVLENEFVGKGMADNPMNTIFVPSKRPVQQSLIETVGITNLGVYIETSCGFSQSKDSIHCHHGILSAEIGQLSTIPPKQRSREAVEAFVKSKKDIPIEAFRGGFILSKVANPWSTGELRLINTNVEDNPAVTFNYFSHPYDLKRCVEGIRLAIKVVQSQHVTNYTMCDKESAEKMLNITVQANINLIPKHANDTKSLEQFCRDSVITIWHYHGGCHVGKVVDSEYKVLGVDRLRVVDGSTFTESPGTNPQATVMMMGRYMGLKILRDRLGKLGGV, from the exons ATGGCGTCCATTGGTGCACTCAAATTCTTGCTTTACTTACTTCCATGTCTCCTCATCCATCTACCTCATTCTCAAG GTAAGCGGAATTGGAACGGTGAGTACCCATTTATCAGGAGAGGGAGTTCAATGGAGTCTTGGGACAATGGTGGTTATGACTATATAATAGTGGGAGGTGGCACTGCAGGGTGTCCATTGGCTGCAACTCTGTCTCAGAAATTCAAAGTTCTGGTGCTGGAAAGAGGAGGAGTCCCTTTCAACAACCCCAATGTGTCATTCCTGCAAAACTTTCACATAGCTTTGGCAGACACTTCACCAACTTCGGCTTCTCAGTACTTCATTTCAACCGATGGAGTCTTGAATGCAAGAGGAAGGGTTCTGGGAGGTGGCAGCTCCATTAACGCTGGCTTCTACACCCGAGCAAACCCTAG ATTCATAAGAAAGGTGGGGTGGGATACACAGCTGGTGAACGAGTCTTATCCATGGGTGGAGAAGCAGGTTGTTCATCGTCCAAAGTTTTCACATTGGCAGAGAGCAGTTAGAGACGGCCTTCTAGATGCTGGTGTCTCACCCTTTAATGGATTCACCTATGATCACAAGTACGGAACCAAAGTTGGCGGAACCATTTTTGACAGATTTGGCCGCCGCCACACCGCCGCTGAATTGCTTGCTTCTGCAAATCCTCAGAAACTCACTGTCCTCGTCCATGCCACTGTCCAAAAGATTGTTTTTGACACCACAG GAACAAAACCAAAAGCCATTGGGGTTATCTTCAAGGATGAAAATGGAAAACAGCATCAGGCATTTCTGGGGAGTGGGAGACAGAGTGAAGTGATTGTGTCGAGTGGGGCAATCGGCACTCCTCAATTGCTACTTCTCAGTGGAATCGGCCCCAGAGAAGAGCTTCAGAAATTCAACATCCCTGTAGTGcttgaaaatgaatttgttggTAAAGGCATGGCCGATAACCCCATGAACACAATCTTTGTCCCTTCAAAGAGACCGGTTCAGCAGTCACTCATAGAAACTGTAGGTATAACCAATCTGGGTGTGTACATTGAGACCAGTTGTGGCTTTAGCCAGTCCAAAGACAGCATTCACTGCCACCATGGTATCTTGTCCGCAGAG attggGCAGCTATCCACAATCCCACCAAAGCAAAGATCACGAGAAGCTGTTGAGGCTTTTGTGAAGAGCAAGAAAGATATACCGATAGAAGCATTCAGGGGAGGGTTCATACTGTCAAAAGTTGCGAATCCTTGGTCAACAGGTGAACTGAGGTTGATAAACACTAACGTGGAGGACAACCCTGCAGTTACCTTCAACTATTTCAGCCACCCTTATGATCTCAAGCGCTGCGTGGAGGGTATTCGCTTGGCGATAAAGGTTGTGCAGTCGCAGCACGTGACAAACTACACCATGTGCGACAAAGAAAGCGCAGAGAAAATGTTGAACATCACTGTGCAGGCAAATATCAACCTCATACCCAAACATGCGAATGACACAAAGTCGCTGGAACAGTTTTGTAGAGACTCTGTGATCACTATTTGGCACTACCATGGTGGGTGCCATGTGGGGAAAGTAGTAGACTCTGAGTATAAGGTTCTTGGTGTTGATAGACTCCGTGTGGTTGATGGCTCCACGTTTACTGAGTCGCCAGGAACCAATCCTCAAGCCACTGTGATGATGATGGGCAG GTACATGGGACTGAAGATTCTAAGGGACAGGTTGGGGAAATTGGGTGGTGTTTAA
- the LOC114183939 gene encoding putative pentatricopeptide repeat-containing protein At1g17630, whose protein sequence is MPNAVSKCFRSLLSPFQSIFVVSPSISHIHTHSFYVTHTHELVDSLHVFFQRCLTLHQARQLHSQLLLTAAHRVPFLAASLIAAYSRFGFLSDARKVFAAIPVEGLHHLLLWNSIIRANVSHGYHQHALQLYLEMRNLGILPDGFTLPLIIRACSSLAVSGLCRIVHCHALQLGFRNHLHVVNELVGMYGKHGRMEDARQLFDGMSVRSLVSWNTMVSGYAFNCDSLGASAIFKRMELEGLQPNSVTWTSLLSSHARCGLYDETVELFKLMRTRTRIIDISAEALAVMLPVCATVFQVDWGKEIHGLVVKGGYEDYLFVKNALIGTYGKHQNLGDAQRVFLDIKNKSLVSWNALISAYAEAGLCEEAYATFLQMEKSCTDGQSPVRPNVISWSAVIGGFASKGLGEKSLELFRQMQLSKVMANCVTISCVLSVCAELAALNVGRELHGYAIRNLVGDNILVGNGLINMYMKCGNFNEGHIVFDSIKGRDLISWNSLIGGYGMHGLGENALRSFDEMIRAGMKPDNITFVAILSACSHAGLVAAGRNIFYQMARKFSIEPNVEHYACMVDLLGRAGLLKEATDIVRNMPIEPNEYIWGALLNSCRMYRDVNIAEETASQILTLKSKITGSIMLLSHIYAANGRWDDFARVRVSARTKGLKKVPGQSWIEVRKKVYMFSAGNSVHLSLDEVYVILEELALHMASENYNL, encoded by the coding sequence ATGCCGAATGCAGTTTCAAAGTGTTTCCGTTCTCTCTTGTCACCATTCCAATCCATTTTTGTGGTCTCTCCTTCAATCTCCCACATACACACGCACTCTTTCTACGTTACCCACACACATGAACTTGTTGATTCCCTCCATGTCTTTTTCCAGCGTTGCCTCACTCTGCATCAAGCTCGCCAGCTTCACTCCCAATTGCTTCTCACCGCTGCGCATCGCGTACCCTTCTTGGCCGCCAGCCTCATAGCCGCTTACTCCCGCTTTGGCTTTCTCTCAGACGCTCGCAAAGTGTTTGCTGCAATCCCAGTTGAGGgacttcatcatcttcttttgtgGAATTCCATTATCAGAGCCAATGTCTCTCATGGCTACCATCAACACGCGCTTCAACTTTATCTTGAAATGCGAAACCTTGGCATTTTGCCCGACGGCTTTACTCTTCCCTTGATAATACGGGCCTGCTCGTCTCTGGCTGTCTCTGGTCTCTGCAGGATTGTCCATTGTCATGCTTTGCAGCTGGGGTTTCGGAATCACCTTCATGTCGTCAATGAACTCGTGGGTATGTATGGGAAGCACGGGCGAATGGAGGATGCTCGCCAACTGTTCGATGGAATGTCTGTTAGAAGCCTAGTCTCGTGGAATACTATGGTTTCGGGTTATGCTTTCAACTGTGATTCTCTTGGTGCTTCTGCGATTTTTAAGAGGATGGAGTTGGAAGGTTTGCAGCCGAATTCGGTGACGTGGACCTCCCTCTTGTCAAGCCATGCTAGATGTGGGCTTTATGACGAAACTGTTGAGTTGTTTAAGTTGATGAGGACGAGGACAAGGATAATTGACATCAGTGCTGAAGCATTGGCCGTGATGTTGCCTGTGTGTGCTACTGTGTTTCAAGTTGACTGGGGAAAAGAAATCCATGGGCTTGTTGTTAAAGGTGGATATGAAGATTATTTGTTTGTGAAAAATGCTCTGATAGGTACATATGGGAAGCACCAAAATTTGGGGGATGCACAAAGGGTGTTTTTGGATATAAAGAACAAGAGCCTAGTCAGTTGGAATGCTTTGATATCGGCATATGCTGAAGCTGGATTGTGTGAGGAGGCCTATGCAACATTTTTGCAGATGGAGAAGTCATGTACAGATGGTCAATCCCCAGTGAGGCCTAATGTTATAAGTTGGAGTGCGGTGATCGGTGGCTTTGCTTCTAAGGGGCTTGGTGAGAAGTCACTGGAACTTTTTAGGCAAATGCAGCTTTCCAAAGTAATGGCAAATTGTGTGACAATTTCCTGCGTTTTATCAGTTTGTGCAGAGTTAGCTGCATTGAACGTTGGCAGGGAGCTCCATGGTTATGCCATTAGGAATTTGGTGGGTGACAATATATTAGTAGGAAATGGTCTGATTAACATGTATATGAAGTGTGGGAACTTCAATGAAGGACATATAGTGTTTGATAGTATTAAGGGTAGAGATTTAATTTCGTGGAACTCCTTAATTGGGGGTTATGGAATGCATGGGCTTGGTGAGAATGCTTTAAGAAGTTTTGATGAGATGATTAGAGCAGGAATGAAGCCAGACAACATCACTTTTGTGGCTATTCTATCTGCTTGCAGTCATGCTGGACTTGTTGCCGCTGGTCGTAACATTTTTTATCAGATGGCCAGAAAGTTTAGCATTGAACCTAATGTAGAGCATTATGCATGCATGGTTGACCTCCTTGGTCGTGCTGGACTTTTGAAGGAAGCAACTGATATTGTTCGAAACATGCCTATTGAACCTAATGAGTATATTTGGGGAGCCCTTTTAAACTCATGTAGAATGTATAGAGACGTGAACATTGCAGAAGAAACAGCATCGCAAATTCTAACCCTGAAGTCAAAAATAACAGGGAGTATCATGCTGCTGTCCCATATATACGCTGCAAATGGAAGGTGGGATGACTTCGCAAGAGTGAGGGTGTCGGCAAGAACAAAAGGTCTTAAAAAAGTACCCGGTCAGAGTTGGATTGAGGTGCGAAAGAAAGTTTACATGTTTTCAGCAGGGAATTCAGTTCATTTGAGTCTGGATGAAGTTTATGTGATCCTTGAAGAATTGGCCCTTCACATGGCGAGTGAAAATTATAATCTATAG
- the LOC114183549 gene encoding EID1-like F-box protein 2: MILAKQYRCIHSSSCQCTKGHLTEDVIFLVFYHLNWNPKLIATLSCACKWFDDFAKRVLWKEFCRTRAPKMMLDLQSSGSHSVDGNWRALGKLLIYCAGSKKGGLFTNIHIPGHFVYQTRFSRTSGRSFLLPQCRTDVLYVSDPCEHLDQGEEGDIGFFRGVFKSFSASKVKKMLIKRSAKFHPTEVCPYCKAKLWNMLQANMIPQSASCRLGSYEDCVEYYVCLNGHMLGFCTLLPLSDSEEASELV, from the coding sequence ATGATCCTCGCAAAGCAGTACCGATGCATACATTCATCTAGCTGCCAATGCACCAAAGGGCATTTAACTGAAGATGTGATATTCTTAGTATTTTATCACTTGAATTGGAATCCAAAGCTAATTGCTACACTGTCATGTGCATGCAAATGGTTCGATGATTTTGCGAAGCGAGTTCTGTGGAAAGAGTTTTGTCGAACAAGAGCTCCAAAAATGATGCTTGATCTGCAGTCTAGTGGCAGTCACAGTGTTGATGGGAACTGGAGAGCCCTAGGGAAGTTGCTTATCTACTGTGCAGGAAGCAAGAAAGGTGGTTTGTTCACCAACATTCACATCCCTGGTCATTTTGTTTATCAGACACGGTTTTCTAGAACATCTGGAAGGAGTTTTCTCTTACCACAATGCAGAACTGATGTTTTGTATGTATCTGATCCTTGCGAGCATCTGGACCAAGGTGAAGAGGGGGACATAGGGTTCTTCCGAGGAGTTTTTAAGTCATTTTCAGCTTCAAAGGTGAAGAAAATGCTTATCAAGAGAAGTGCCAAGTTCCATCCAACAGAAGTGTGTCCTTATTGTAAAGCAAAGTTGTGGAACATGCTGCAAGCCAATATGATTCCTCAAAGTGCTAGTTGCAGGTTGGGTTCCTATGAAGATTGTGTCGAGTATTATGTATGCCTAAACGGTCACATGCTTGGCTTCTGCACCCTGTTACCATTGTCTGATTCTGAAGAAGCATCTGAGTTGGTGTAA